One stretch of Centroberyx gerrardi isolate f3 chromosome 13, fCenGer3.hap1.cur.20231027, whole genome shotgun sequence DNA includes these proteins:
- the mrps14 gene encoding small ribosomal subunit protein uS14m yields the protein MAARSIACLGVNALYSSVCAPKQALRSCWGAMEQVRGYYVDWRMLRDVKRRQMAFDYADERLRINALRKNTILPKELQEVADKEIAALPRDSCPVRIRNRCVMTSRPRGVKRRWRLSRIVFRHLADHNQMSGILRARW from the exons ATGGCTGCCCGCAGTATAGCATGTTTGGGGGTAAATGCCCTTTATTCGTCTGTCTGCGCCCCAAAGCAG GCCCTGAGGAGCTGCTGGGGTGCGATGGAGCAGGTGAGAGGTTACTATGTTGACTGGAGGATGCTGAGGGACGTCAAGAGAAGACAGATGGCCTTCGACTACGCTGATGAGAGGCTGCGGATCAATGCACTGAGGAAGAACACCATCCTGCCCAAAGAGCTTCAG GAGGTGGCGGATAAAGAGATCGCAGCACTGCCCAGAGACAGCTGCCCTGTGAGGATACGCAACAGGTGTGTGATGACCTCCCGACCCCGGGGAGTCAAGCGCAGGTGGCGACTGAGCCGCATCGTCTTCCGTCACCTAGCCGACCACAACCAGATGTCTGGGATCCTGAGGGCTAGGTGGTGA